One part of the Microlunatus elymi genome encodes these proteins:
- the hisF gene encoding imidazole glycerol phosphate synthase subunit HisF, with the protein MSLAVRVIPCLDVHDGRVVKGVNFENLRDAGDPVELAARYDAEGADEVTFLDISASVEGRQTTLEMVHRTAGEVFIPLTVGGGISSVEDVDTMLRAGADKVGINTAAIHRPELIGEITRRFGNQVLVLSVDARREPEQPSGFGVTTHGGRKPADLDAVEWARRGVELGVGEILLNSMDADGTTGGFDLEMIRAVRAVVDVPLIASGGAGQASDFPPAVAAGADAVLAASVFHFGTVKITEVKQALSDAGYPVRN; encoded by the coding sequence ATGAGCCTGGCGGTCCGTGTCATCCCGTGCCTGGACGTCCATGACGGACGGGTGGTCAAGGGGGTCAACTTCGAGAACCTTCGCGATGCGGGCGACCCGGTCGAACTGGCCGCGCGCTACGACGCCGAGGGCGCCGACGAGGTGACGTTCCTGGACATCTCCGCCTCGGTCGAGGGCCGGCAGACCACGTTGGAGATGGTGCACCGAACGGCTGGTGAGGTGTTCATCCCGCTCACCGTCGGTGGCGGCATCTCCTCGGTCGAGGACGTGGACACGATGCTGCGCGCCGGCGCGGACAAGGTCGGCATCAACACCGCCGCGATCCATCGGCCCGAACTGATCGGGGAGATCACCCGCCGGTTCGGCAATCAGGTGCTGGTGCTGTCGGTGGACGCCCGCCGCGAGCCGGAGCAGCCGTCCGGATTCGGCGTCACCACCCACGGCGGCCGCAAGCCCGCCGACCTCGACGCCGTCGAATGGGCCCGCCGCGGCGTCGAACTCGGCGTCGGGGAGATCCTGCTCAATTCGATGGACGCCGACGGCACCACCGGCGGCTTCGACCTGGAGATGATCCGGGCAGTCCGAGCCGTGGTGGACGTACCGCTGATCGCCTCCGGCGGCGCCGGCCAGGCGAGCGACTTCCCGCCGGCGGTCGCGGCCGGTGCCGACGCTGTACTCGCGGCCAGCGTCTTCCACTTCGGCACGGTGAAGATCACCGAGGTGAAGCAGGCGCTGAGCGACGCGGGCTACCCGGTCCGCAACTGA
- a CDS encoding putative immunity protein: MILSKVRDPRLITIRRGGSLTDHDHQLLALWAADCAEHVLDLFESERRDDPRPRQAIEHIRAWVRGEVTMMESRAAGGRAMGAARDLKGAARFAAYAAGQAGAVAHVAEHDLGAAAYAIKAVRAAAVADESAVAGRTECRWQRDQLPGAVRELVLEDQRRRNDLCWFVFES; the protein is encoded by the coding sequence GTGATCCTTTCCAAGGTCAGGGACCCGCGGCTGATCACCATTCGGCGCGGCGGCAGTCTCACCGATCATGATCATCAACTGCTCGCGCTGTGGGCGGCCGATTGCGCCGAGCACGTGCTTGATCTCTTCGAGTCCGAGCGGCGCGACGATCCGCGGCCGCGGCAGGCGATCGAACACATCCGTGCCTGGGTACGGGGTGAGGTCACCATGATGGAGTCCCGGGCTGCCGGCGGTCGGGCGATGGGTGCGGCGAGGGACTTGAAGGGAGCCGCCCGGTTTGCGGCCTACGCCGCCGGCCAGGCCGGCGCAGTGGCGCACGTTGCCGAACATGATCTCGGTGCCGCTGCGTACGCGATCAAGGCGGTGCGTGCCGCCGCCGTGGCGGATGAGTCGGCTGTGGCCGGCCGAACGGAATGCCGATGGCAGCGTGATCAACTTCCGGGCGCGGTTCGCGAACTGGTCCTGGAAGATCAACGCCGCCGCAACGATCTATGCTGGTTCGTCTTCGAGTCCTGA
- a CDS encoding DinB family protein: MSYPRADVRELFEQATKRLLDRMDGLTDDEWAWRPVPEDDELTIRWRLDHIADAVGGQRNWQWLGASDAPELVPADSAAMAIATVRDVVDRFIALTNRPEIDLDQPIGPIGGFYAEHPRRALVLHTVDELIHHAAEAALLRDLYSAG; encoded by the coding sequence ATGTCGTACCCGCGCGCCGATGTGAGAGAACTGTTCGAGCAGGCAACGAAGCGCCTGCTCGATCGGATGGACGGGCTGACCGACGACGAGTGGGCGTGGCGCCCGGTGCCCGAGGATGACGAGCTCACCATCCGCTGGCGGCTCGATCACATCGCCGACGCTGTCGGGGGCCAACGCAACTGGCAGTGGCTCGGCGCCTCGGACGCGCCGGAGCTGGTGCCTGCCGACTCGGCCGCGATGGCGATCGCAACCGTACGCGACGTCGTCGATCGGTTCATCGCGTTGACCAACCGTCCGGAGATCGATCTTGATCAACCGATCGGTCCGATCGGTGGGTTCTACGCCGAGCACCCCCGGCGAGCTCTCGTCCTGCACACTGTTGACGAGCTGATCCACCACGCCGCCGAGGCCGCGCTCCTCAGGGACCTCTATTCGGCTGGATGA
- a CDS encoding VOC family protein, with protein MDSAAIHHVELWLPELGEQLPGWNWLFGELGWKPYQHWEIGQSWRAADGSYVVIEQSPDLEDAPFRRTRAGINHLALTAPQAIVDRVAASAPTNGWTLLFAHRHPHAGGADHYAAYLENVHGFEVELVAT; from the coding sequence ATGGACTCTGCCGCGATCCATCATGTCGAGCTCTGGTTGCCCGAGCTCGGCGAACAACTACCCGGGTGGAACTGGCTGTTCGGCGAACTCGGTTGGAAGCCCTACCAACATTGGGAAATCGGGCAATCGTGGCGCGCCGCGGACGGTAGCTACGTGGTGATCGAGCAGTCGCCTGACCTGGAGGATGCGCCGTTTCGCCGGACCCGCGCCGGCATCAATCATCTTGCCCTCACTGCCCCACAGGCGATCGTCGATCGGGTCGCGGCCTCGGCACCAACGAACGGATGGACGTTGCTCTTCGCTCATCGTCATCCCCATGCCGGCGGCGCCGACCACTACGCCGCCTACCTGGAGAATGTGCACGGATTCGAGGTCGAACTGGTCGCCACGTGA
- a CDS encoding DUF805 domain-containing protein, which translates to MTTTSASTAAPANVVLDQPLYGATIGQAFVRFWRKCVTLHGRASRSEFWWWFLIYAGGGVLLSILNQAVVGAAPTGQTSLSEIIDHTVKVSIASTAWSLINFVGAVTLTVRRLHDTNRSGWWWFIQLVPVIGSIIMIIFVALPTHPAGSRFDR; encoded by the coding sequence ATGACCACAACCTCAGCGTCGACCGCCGCGCCCGCGAACGTCGTACTCGATCAACCGCTCTACGGCGCCACCATCGGACAAGCGTTCGTCAGGTTCTGGCGCAAGTGCGTGACGCTGCACGGCAGGGCGAGCCGATCCGAATTCTGGTGGTGGTTCCTGATCTACGCCGGTGGCGGAGTCCTGCTCTCCATCCTCAATCAAGCCGTGGTCGGTGCCGCACCCACCGGACAGACCTCGCTGAGCGAGATCATTGATCACACCGTGAAGGTGTCGATCGCCTCCACCGCGTGGTCCTTGATCAACTTCGTCGGCGCCGTCACCCTTACCGTGCGCCGACTGCACGACACCAATCGCAGCGGCTGGTGGTGGTTCATCCAGCTCGTCCCGGTGATCGGATCCATCATCATGATCATCTTCGTCGCGCTGCCGACCCATCCTGCGGGCAGCCGGTTCGATCGCTGA
- a CDS encoding DEAD/DEAH box helicase: protein MSPTLAAFAGAYGFDFDDYQREACGFVEAGSGVLVAAPTGAGKTIVGEFAVYLALQQGRKAFYTTPIKALSNQKYADLVRRHGADNVGLLTGDSSINSEAPVVVMTTEVLRNMIYAGSKTLAGLGFVVMDEVHYLADRFRGAVWEEVIIGLAESVQLIALSATVSNAEEFGDWLAEVRGDIEVVVSERRPVPLYQHVLVGRKLYDLFAGVAPTAITDQHPGQTQQGKRRTEVNPALTKIANSEARSVRDDSRRPRGRSGKGKRTVSYGSGRYGGAAHRRNWDGERGGRSDRGGSDRGEADRGGSGARPRSLAVPSRYDVVDALERANLLPAIVFIFSRAGCDGAVRQLLGSHLMLTDVEERAQLTEIAERHTAGLSRADKQALGYATFVEALVRGVAAHHAGLLPAFKECVEEAFVKGLVKVVFATETLALGINMPARSVVLEKLVKYNGETHADITPGEYTQLTGRAGRRGIDVEGHAVVVWQPGLDPRAVAGLASRRTYPLNSSFAPTYNMAVNLVGAVGRDRARTLLEQSFAQYQSDRSVVGLARKVARNKSEAQQFWAEAVCDRGDFEEYARIREEISRIEAEAARDRKLNRHDQAVAALQELNRGDIIRVPAGRSTGWAVVIDPGVHGHRQAPQPQVETEEGQVRRLGIVDFPSPPPVVGHVKVPKHYHPKDKATVRNLRAALEAKLRTLDLDLGRYRTDAIDPAAGQRIAELRDQLAAHPCHSCPDRETHARIATAAIRLERENDQANRQMDRRTSTIAKQFDKICLVLTSFGYLDQGPEQGGGPKTQPQQGSRDDGLGDHVTEAGRMLSRIYAELDLVTAECIRAGVFDDLDVPQLAAVLSTLIYESRRSDHGRFRPQMPNRRTEDAMIALRRIWREVSLAERDARLERASEPDIGFARAAYGWAAQRPLADVLDDNDLTAGDFVRWIRQVIDFAGQIADAAGPGQLRITARGVVAAMRRGVIDFSPEEPDGTPDPFVADDR, encoded by the coding sequence CTGAGCCCGACACTCGCCGCCTTCGCCGGTGCGTACGGGTTCGACTTCGACGACTATCAGCGCGAGGCCTGCGGCTTCGTCGAGGCGGGCTCCGGGGTGCTGGTGGCCGCACCGACCGGAGCCGGCAAGACCATCGTCGGCGAATTCGCCGTCTATCTGGCGTTGCAGCAGGGCCGCAAGGCGTTCTACACCACGCCGATCAAGGCGCTGTCGAATCAGAAGTACGCCGACCTGGTCCGCCGGCATGGTGCCGACAACGTGGGTCTGCTGACCGGCGACTCCTCGATCAACTCCGAGGCGCCGGTGGTGGTGATGACCACCGAGGTGCTCCGCAACATGATCTACGCCGGCTCGAAAACCCTTGCTGGGTTGGGATTCGTGGTGATGGACGAGGTCCACTACCTGGCCGACCGGTTCCGCGGCGCGGTCTGGGAGGAAGTGATCATCGGGCTGGCCGAGTCGGTCCAACTGATCGCGTTGTCGGCGACGGTCAGCAACGCCGAGGAGTTCGGCGACTGGCTGGCCGAGGTTCGCGGCGACATCGAGGTGGTCGTTTCCGAGCGGCGGCCGGTGCCGCTCTATCAGCACGTGCTCGTCGGCCGGAAGCTGTACGACCTGTTCGCGGGTGTCGCCCCGACCGCGATCACCGATCAGCATCCCGGGCAGACGCAGCAAGGCAAACGGCGTACCGAGGTCAACCCGGCGCTGACCAAGATCGCCAACTCCGAAGCCCGCTCGGTCCGCGACGATTCACGCCGGCCCCGGGGGCGCAGTGGCAAGGGCAAACGAACCGTCTCCTACGGCAGCGGCCGCTACGGCGGCGCCGCGCATCGACGAAACTGGGACGGCGAGCGCGGTGGTCGATCGGATCGCGGCGGCTCTGATCGGGGTGAAGCCGACAGGGGTGGGTCCGGTGCGCGGCCGCGATCACTGGCGGTGCCCAGCCGCTACGACGTGGTGGACGCGCTGGAGCGGGCCAACCTGCTGCCGGCGATCGTCTTCATCTTCTCCCGGGCAGGTTGCGACGGCGCGGTCCGGCAACTGCTCGGCTCCCACCTGATGCTCACCGACGTCGAGGAACGTGCTCAGCTCACCGAGATCGCCGAGCGGCACACCGCCGGGCTCAGCCGGGCCGACAAGCAGGCGCTGGGCTACGCGACCTTCGTCGAGGCGCTGGTTCGCGGCGTCGCGGCCCACCACGCCGGGCTGCTGCCGGCGTTCAAGGAGTGCGTCGAGGAGGCCTTCGTGAAAGGCCTGGTCAAGGTGGTGTTCGCGACCGAGACGTTGGCACTGGGCATCAACATGCCGGCCCGCAGCGTGGTGCTGGAGAAGCTGGTCAAGTACAACGGCGAGACCCACGCCGACATCACGCCGGGGGAGTACACCCAGCTGACCGGCCGGGCCGGCCGACGTGGCATCGACGTCGAGGGTCACGCGGTCGTGGTCTGGCAGCCGGGTCTGGATCCGCGCGCGGTCGCCGGGCTGGCCTCACGGCGTACCTATCCGTTGAATTCGTCGTTCGCCCCGACCTACAACATGGCGGTCAACCTGGTCGGTGCGGTCGGCCGGGACCGGGCCCGTACGCTGCTGGAGCAGTCGTTCGCGCAGTATCAGTCGGACCGCTCGGTGGTCGGGCTGGCCCGCAAGGTGGCCCGGAACAAGTCCGAGGCGCAGCAGTTCTGGGCCGAGGCGGTCTGTGATCGCGGTGACTTCGAGGAGTACGCCCGGATCCGGGAGGAGATCAGCCGGATCGAGGCGGAAGCCGCCCGGGATCGCAAGCTGAATCGGCACGATCAGGCCGTGGCCGCGCTGCAGGAGCTCAATCGCGGCGACATCATCCGAGTCCCGGCCGGCCGGTCCACCGGCTGGGCGGTGGTGATCGATCCCGGCGTGCACGGACATCGGCAGGCGCCGCAACCGCAGGTGGAGACCGAGGAGGGCCAGGTCCGCCGGCTCGGCATCGTCGACTTCCCGAGCCCGCCGCCGGTGGTCGGTCACGTCAAGGTGCCCAAGCACTATCACCCCAAGGACAAGGCAACGGTACGCAACCTGCGCGCGGCCCTGGAGGCCAAGCTGCGGACGTTGGATCTTGATCTTGGTCGCTATCGCACCGACGCGATCGACCCGGCAGCAGGTCAGCGCATCGCCGAACTGCGTGATCAACTCGCCGCCCATCCGTGCCACAGCTGCCCGGACCGCGAGACCCACGCCCGGATCGCCACGGCTGCGATCCGGCTGGAACGAGAGAATGATCAAGCTAACCGGCAGATGGATCGGCGTACCTCGACCATCGCCAAGCAGTTCGACAAGATCTGCCTGGTGCTGACCTCCTTCGGCTACCTCGACCAAGGCCCTGAGCAAGGCGGCGGACCGAAAACCCAACCACAGCAGGGATCCCGCGACGACGGCCTCGGTGATCACGTCACCGAGGCCGGCCGGATGCTGTCCCGGATCTACGCCGAACTTGATCTTGTCACCGCCGAATGCATCCGCGCCGGCGTGTTCGATGATCTTGACGTGCCGCAGTTGGCAGCGGTGCTGTCCACTCTGATCTACGAGTCGCGGCGATCCGATCATGGGCGGTTCCGGCCGCAGATGCCGAACCGGCGAACCGAGGACGCGATGATCGCGCTCCGCCGGATCTGGCGTGAGGTGTCGCTGGCCGAGCGGGACGCCCGACTGGAGCGGGCGAGCGAACCCGACATCGGCTTCGCTCGCGCCGCCTACGGTTGGGCCGCGCAGCGACCGTTGGCCGACGTGCTGGACGACAACGACCTGACCGCCGGCGACTTCGTCCGCTGGATCCGTCAGGTGATCGACTTCGCCGGCCAGATCGCCGACGCCGCCGGTCCGGGACAGCTCCGGATCACCGCGCGGGGCGTGGTCGCGGCGATGCGACGCGGTGTCATCGACTTCAGTCCGGAAGAACCCGACGGCACTCCTGATCCTTTCGTCGCGGACGATCGCTGA
- a CDS encoding SH3 domain-containing protein, producing the protein MTAQSARIAGKITAITLGVATAAAGLATALPTAHAADNGIAAKGKVVAKTTLAEHSAPSTSAPISGNGYKKGTVLKLDCNLNGTKVDGNDVWYRVAGKHSWVAARYVQNIGHAPIACTAASAPVTGKATATVSLRQAPTTHDRTVGHISKGKTAHLWCKVASQKIDGNHTWYQESNGWVSAKYIKTSKSVPYCSQL; encoded by the coding sequence ATGACCGCACAGTCCGCCCGCATCGCAGGCAAGATCACCGCCATCACCCTGGGGGTTGCCACGGCCGCCGCCGGCCTGGCCACCGCGCTGCCGACCGCCCACGCCGCTGACAACGGGATCGCCGCGAAGGGCAAGGTGGTCGCGAAGACGACGCTGGCCGAGCATTCGGCGCCCAGCACTTCGGCACCGATCTCCGGCAATGGCTACAAGAAGGGCACGGTGCTCAAGCTCGACTGCAACCTGAACGGGACCAAGGTCGACGGCAACGACGTCTGGTATCGGGTCGCCGGCAAACACAGCTGGGTCGCCGCCCGCTATGTGCAGAACATCGGACATGCACCGATCGCCTGCACCGCTGCGAGTGCCCCGGTCACCGGGAAGGCGACCGCGACGGTGAGCCTGCGCCAGGCGCCGACCACGCATGACCGCACGGTCGGCCACATCTCCAAGGGCAAGACGGCGCACCTGTGGTGCAAGGTGGCGAGCCAGAAGATCGACGGCAACCACACCTGGTACCAGGAATCCAACGGCTGGGTCTCGGCCAAGTACATCAAGACCAGCAAGAGCGTTCCCTACTGCTCCCAGCTCTGA
- a CDS encoding type II toxin-antitoxin system Phd/YefM family antitoxin gives MKAISYGASRARYAEVLDSVVDDREEVVVARAGHEPVVIVSLEEFEALRETVHLMRSPKNARRLLDVMERLEAGSGGDPGT, from the coding sequence ATGAAGGCGATCAGCTACGGCGCGTCTCGGGCTCGGTACGCCGAGGTTCTGGACTCGGTCGTCGATGACCGCGAAGAGGTCGTCGTCGCCCGCGCCGGTCACGAGCCCGTCGTGATCGTTTCGCTTGAGGAGTTCGAGGCGCTGCGGGAAACGGTGCACCTGATGCGATCGCCCAAGAATGCCCGGCGCCTGCTGGACGTGATGGAACGACTTGAGGCCGGAAGCGGCGGCGATCCGGGAACCTGA
- a CDS encoding diacylglycerol/lipid kinase family protein has product MPPPDRTEGAGGRRGRPSGKIALVVNPSAGKGRAQEFLPEIAGRIRDAGHELDIWLSRNYDEAHRLLNKAAGSDASVVAVMGGDGMLHLGVNELVRAQVDGPAAPTLGLIPAGTGNDLCRGLDVPTDPLGALDVILSGHERAIDLARVGDAYIGTIVASGFDAMVNRRANDMTWPKGSSRYPLALMSVLRTFEPLHYQLTIDGVPRTLDAMLIAVGNTRCYGGGIRICPDADPTDGLLDVTIIHPVGRPTLLRLMPSLYTGGFVGASCVELLRVREITIDGPGLVGFGDGEMLGVAPLTVTQVPAVLRVCLP; this is encoded by the coding sequence ATGCCACCTCCTGATCGTACGGAGGGTGCCGGCGGGCGTCGTGGACGCCCGTCCGGCAAGATCGCGCTGGTGGTCAACCCGTCGGCGGGCAAGGGCCGGGCGCAGGAATTCCTGCCGGAGATCGCAGGCCGGATCCGGGACGCGGGCCACGAACTGGACATCTGGCTCAGCCGCAACTACGACGAGGCGCACCGGCTGCTGAACAAGGCCGCCGGCTCCGACGCGTCCGTGGTCGCGGTGATGGGTGGCGACGGCATGCTGCACCTGGGCGTGAACGAACTGGTCCGCGCCCAGGTGGACGGTCCGGCCGCGCCAACTCTGGGCCTGATCCCCGCGGGCACCGGCAACGATCTGTGCCGCGGCCTCGACGTTCCCACCGACCCGCTTGGTGCGCTGGACGTGATCCTGTCCGGTCACGAGCGGGCGATCGACCTCGCGAGGGTCGGCGACGCCTACATCGGCACCATCGTGGCCAGCGGCTTCGATGCGATGGTGAATCGCCGGGCCAACGACATGACCTGGCCGAAGGGTTCCTCGCGCTATCCGCTGGCGCTGATGTCGGTGCTGCGTACCTTCGAGCCGCTCCACTACCAACTCACCATCGACGGCGTGCCGCGGACCTTGGACGCGATGTTGATCGCGGTCGGCAACACCCGCTGTTACGGCGGCGGCATCCGGATCTGCCCGGACGCCGACCCGACGGACGGTCTGCTGGACGTGACCATCATCCATCCGGTCGGCCGGCCGACGCTGTTGCGGCTGATGCCGTCGCTCTACACCGGTGGCTTCGTCGGCGCCTCCTGCGTCGAGTTGCTGCGGGTGCGGGAGATCACCATCGACGGCCCCGGCTTGGTCGGCTTCGGCGACGGCGAGATGCTCGGCGTCGCCCCGCTCACCGTGACCCAGGTCCCGGCCGTGCTGAGGGTCTGCCTGCCCTGA
- the tatC gene encoding twin-arginine translocase subunit TatC yields MTLFEHLRELRYRLVVIAVAIIVGTVIAYVFHDQIFNILMRPYEIAQAQLQQQHPKLHVQSVVEGVTNPFTLVLKTCFIAALIGTSPIWIYQIWAFIVPGLLAKEKKMTLIFLSAAIPLFLLGVSLAYFVIPKGIAVLIGFTPGDGDITNLLDIQNFLNFLIRVMIVFGAGFELPVFVVGLNFLGILKAKQISKARSFVIFGCFVFGAIATPQTDPLSMLLLAVPMTILFLAAEVICHIHDRAIRNKIGDGEVDAGRGIANDRALAELDGREVDDLPQLPTSDEIKTQSRQTVADLLGLNKSTGQDDATS; encoded by the coding sequence ATGACGCTGTTCGAGCATTTGCGCGAACTGCGGTATCGACTGGTCGTGATCGCGGTCGCGATCATCGTCGGCACGGTGATCGCGTACGTCTTCCACGATCAGATCTTCAACATTCTGATGCGGCCGTACGAGATCGCGCAGGCGCAGCTTCAACAGCAGCATCCGAAGCTTCACGTCCAGTCGGTGGTCGAGGGTGTGACGAATCCGTTCACTCTCGTGCTGAAGACCTGCTTCATCGCGGCACTGATCGGGACCTCGCCGATCTGGATTTACCAGATCTGGGCCTTCATCGTTCCTGGCCTGTTGGCCAAGGAGAAGAAGATGACGCTGATCTTCCTCAGCGCGGCCATCCCGCTCTTTCTGCTCGGTGTCAGCCTGGCCTACTTCGTGATTCCCAAGGGCATCGCGGTGCTGATCGGCTTCACGCCCGGTGACGGAGACATCACCAACCTGCTTGACATCCAGAACTTCCTGAACTTCCTCATCCGAGTGATGATCGTGTTCGGGGCCGGCTTCGAGCTGCCGGTGTTCGTCGTCGGTCTGAACTTCCTCGGGATTTTGAAGGCCAAGCAGATCTCCAAGGCACGCTCGTTCGTCATCTTCGGCTGCTTCGTGTTCGGTGCGATCGCCACCCCGCAGACAGACCCGTTGTCGATGCTGCTGCTCGCGGTCCCGATGACGATTCTGTTCCTGGCCGCCGAGGTGATCTGTCACATCCACGATCGAGCGATCCGCAACAAGATTGGTGACGGCGAGGTAGATGCCGGCCGCGGCATCGCCAACGATCGAGCATTGGCCGAGCTGGATGGTCGTGAGGTTGATGACTTGCCGCAACTGCCGACGTCCGACGAAATCAAGACGCAGAGCCGGCAGACCGTGGCCGACCTGCTCGGGCTGAACAAGTCCACCGGTCAGGACGATGCCACCTCCTGA
- the tatA gene encoding twin-arginine translocase TatA/TatE family subunit: MTPMAFNLGPTELIIILVIVLVLFGGARLAGLGKSTGRAIKEFKEETKGLGGDDKKDDVVDAEVVDRPAKPVQQTPPAVEAPQQQAPAAQQPQPQSTPAQPAAPQYPTGSSTQPYDSRRDA; encoded by the coding sequence ATGACCCCGATGGCTTTCAATCTCGGCCCGACCGAGCTGATCATCATTCTCGTGATCGTGCTGGTGCTGTTCGGCGGCGCCCGGCTGGCTGGTCTTGGCAAGAGCACCGGACGCGCCATCAAGGAGTTCAAGGAAGAGACGAAGGGCCTGGGTGGCGACGACAAGAAGGACGACGTCGTCGACGCCGAAGTTGTCGATCGCCCCGCCAAGCCGGTGCAGCAGACGCCGCCGGCCGTCGAGGCTCCGCAGCAGCAGGCTCCGGCCGCTCAGCAGCCGCAGCCGCAGAGCACCCCGGCCCAGCCGGCCGCTCCGCAGTATCCGACCGGCAGCTCGACCCAGCCCTACGACTCCCGCCGCGACGCCTGA
- a CDS encoding helix-turn-helix transcriptional regulator translates to MREKPTAPSRQAAAQTSQSQVRRLLSLIPYLREHDGAAIADVAEAFGVTPERIREDLGVLWMCGLPGLSPGDLIDIDMDAVEGQGVIHLSNADYLTRPLRLSADEALALLLALRTLRGVTAREDRAAIDRALEKLQAVAQVSDRAEVRVTGGREDIQGTVGEALHRGKRLELTYDVASRAETTHRFVDPLRVFVLDGYGYLDAWCYSANALRSFRLDRIAAVEITDVDVAEHDVELRDLAGGWFDALKDAPMVTLALDRSAAWVAEYYPTEQVTEADDGGLTVSLRVSDPAWLRGLLLRLGGGARVLAPEGAGDSAADAATEALDQYAALSGQR, encoded by the coding sequence ATGAGGGAGAAACCGACGGCACCGAGTCGGCAGGCGGCGGCGCAGACCTCGCAGTCGCAGGTCCGCCGGCTGCTGAGCCTGATCCCGTACCTGCGCGAACACGACGGGGCAGCGATCGCCGATGTCGCCGAAGCGTTCGGGGTGACCCCGGAACGGATCCGTGAGGATCTCGGCGTGTTGTGGATGTGCGGCCTGCCGGGCCTGAGCCCGGGCGACCTGATCGACATCGACATGGACGCGGTCGAAGGTCAGGGTGTCATCCACCTGTCCAACGCCGACTATCTGACCCGGCCACTGCGGCTGTCCGCTGACGAGGCGCTTGCCCTGCTGCTGGCGCTGCGTACGCTGCGGGGCGTCACCGCGCGCGAGGACCGGGCAGCCATCGACCGGGCGCTGGAGAAGTTGCAGGCGGTGGCGCAGGTCAGTGATCGGGCCGAGGTCCGGGTGACCGGCGGCCGGGAGGACATCCAGGGCACCGTCGGTGAGGCGTTGCACCGGGGCAAGCGGCTCGAGTTGACCTACGACGTGGCGTCCCGGGCCGAGACCACGCATCGCTTTGTCGACCCGCTGCGAGTGTTCGTGCTGGACGGCTATGGCTATCTGGACGCCTGGTGCTACTCGGCGAACGCGCTGCGGTCGTTCCGGCTGGATCGGATCGCCGCGGTGGAGATCACCGACGTCGACGTAGCCGAACACGATGTCGAGTTGCGAGACCTGGCCGGTGGCTGGTTCGACGCGCTCAAGGACGCGCCGATGGTGACCCTGGCGCTGGATCGCAGCGCCGCCTGGGTGGCGGAGTACTACCCGACCGAGCAGGTGACCGAGGCCGACGACGGCGGTCTGACCGTGTCGCTGCGGGTCAGCGATCCGGCCTGGCTGCGCGGCCTGCTGCTGCGGCTGGGTGGCGGCGCTCGGGTACTGGCTCCTGAAGGTGCCGGTGACTCGGCGGCCGACGCCGCCACCGAGGCGCTCGATCAATACGCCGCGCTGAGCGGCCAGCGCTGA